ATGCCGGAGCAGCGAAAAAACCTTGCGGAAAAGCATATGGGCGCCAGCATGCGGCTTGGCGCGTATGAATGCGCGCTGGTGAAGGGGACGAGGGCGTATGCAGCTTACGGCGAAAAGGTTCCCCATGCGATACCTACGGTCATGCAAAAGGGCGCTTATGTAATTTCAGAACGCCATCGCCACCGCTATGAATTTAATAATGAATATCGCGCGAAGTTTGAAGAGGCCGGATTTGTTTTTTCCGGCGTTAATCCAGAACGGAATTTAGTCGAGATTGCAGAATTGAAAGACCATCCTTTCATGCTCGGCACCCAATTCCATCCAGAATTCCAATCGCGCCCCTTGCGCCCGCATCCGCTGTTTAGGGAGTTTATTACGGTAGCGAGCAAAGGAATAAAAAAATAGGGATTATTCATCCCTATTTCCACTAAAAGGTTCTATAATTAATTAGTTTTTCCTATTACATCGATTACGGTAATAGTGCGCATAGCGCCTGTAAAAGCAGGTTGCTTTTTTGAACGAAAATGCACGACGCCTTCTCTCATTGCATAAATAGTGTCGTCAGATCCGCGTTTTACTCCCATCCCTAGATGGTATTTTAAACCACGCTGGCGCGCGATAATCATGCCAGGCTTGACGACCTCGCCTCCATACCTCTTTATTCCTAACCGCTGGCCTTGCGAATCGCGGCCATATGATGTTGAGCCGCCTGCTTTTTTATGCGCCATAAATATGTAAATTCGCCCCGTCATCCGACGGGGCGCCCAGTCGAATGACTTGGGCAAAATCCTATGTGAAAGTGTTGGTATTATATAATACCTGGTATTTTTGTCAAATAATCACACACGAATTCTAAGTCAAATGCATATTTTTTCTAAAGACTTCCACAGGGGTTAGGTATGCCAATCTCTTGCGCGGTCTTGTGTTTAGCAGTCGTTCCACGAACCTTGTCACTTGCTCCGTGATATCTG
This genomic stretch from Patescibacteria group bacterium harbors:
- the rpmA gene encoding 50S ribosomal protein L27, whose translation is MAHKKAGGSTSYGRDSQGQRLGIKRYGGEVVKPGMIIARQRGLKYHLGMGVKRGSDDTIYAMREGVVHFRSKKQPAFTGAMRTITVIDVIGKTN